In the Nicotiana tabacum cultivar K326 chromosome 16, ASM71507v2, whole genome shotgun sequence genome, one interval contains:
- the LOC142170191 gene encoding uncharacterized protein LOC142170191 encodes MYLLSRLPSKVVGYKSPFEMLYLQSPSLSHLRVFRCLCYATTSKVLDKFSPKSVPVVLMGYSSTQKSYLQHELPSKTFLVTHENPTMPVTPSSSSLYSEADNLLDLHLPQTSDAAEINSEEELIPTLNNHVSIVEVPYPDAINSEPFARCRRSSRPGKPPIWLQDYVTKIQRSKCSFIISAHVDYSHISPAYRQALSAYSAASEPTISRRLHFILDGWRPCNLNYMFWKKTRHGLL; translated from the exons ATGTATCTATTGAGCAGACTTCCATCTAAAGTTGTTGGGTACAAATCACCCTTTGAGATGCTTTATTTGCAGTCTCCTTCTCTTTCACATTTGAGAGTCTTTAGGTGTCTTTGCTATGCTACCACTTCTAAGGTGCTAGATAAGTTCTCACCTAAGTCTGTCCCTGTTGTACTCATGGGGTACTCTTCAACACAGAAAAGCTATCTGCAACATGAACTACCCTCCAAAACCTTCCTA GTAACTCATGAAAATCCTACAATGCCAGTCACTCCAAGTTCATCATCCTTGTACTCAGAAGCTGATAATCTCTTAGACCTTCATTTGCCGCAGACATCTGATGCTGCTGAAATTAATTCAGAAGAAGAGCTTATTCCAACACTTAACAATCATGTGTCTATTGTTGAGGTTCCTTATCCTGATGCAATTAATAGTGAACCCTTTGCAAGATGTAGAAGATCTTCAAGACCAGGCAAACCACCTATTTGGCTGCAGGACTATGTCACAAAGATACAAAGATCCAAGTGCAGTTTTATCATCTCTGCGCATGTGGACTATTCTCACATCTCTCCTGCATATAGACAAGCACTCTCAGCTTATTCAGCAGCTTCAGAACCAACCATTTCAAGGAGGCTGCATTTTATCCTAGATGGATGGAGGCCATGCAACTTGAATTACATGTTTTGGAAGAAAACAAGACATGGACTGTTGTAG
- the LOC107820239 gene encoding zinc-finger homeodomain protein 2, which yields MEFDEEHEEQEEEIGNIHQISSAAATVNYQTQGNNSVRGVEEGVSTTVRKSSVRYRECLKNHAVGIGGHAVDGCGDFMPAGEEGTMDALKCAACNCHRNFHRKEVEGEVFHHTPPPHLTHHHPQPHHSHHPQFSPYTSYRTPHHPSGYLHVNPPPHQRPLALPSTSREDEDMSNPSSSGGGGSGGVGGSSRKRFRTKFTADQKDKMLAFAERLGWRMQKQDEALVQQFCAETNVQRHVFKVWMHNNKHTLGKKP from the exons ATGGAATTTGATGAAGAACATGAGGAGCAAGAAGAGGAAATTGGAAATATTCACCAAATATCATCAGCTGCGGCGACTGTGAATTACCAAACACAAGGAAATAATTCAGTTAGAGGAGTTGAAGAAGGTGTTTCCACTACTGTTAGAAAAAGTAGTGTTAGGTATAGAGAGTGCTTGAAAAATCATGCTGTGGGCATAGGTGGACATGCTGTAGATGGCTGCGGAGATTTTATGCCCGCCGGCGAAGAAG GTACTATGGATGCTTTGAAATGTGCAGCCTGCAATTGCCACCGGAATTTCCACCGGAAAGAGGTTGAAGGAGAGGTATTCCACCATACCCCACCACCCCACCTAACCCACCACCACCCCCAACCCCATCATTCCCACCATCCCCAATTTTCTCCCTACACTTCCTACCGAACCCCTCACCACCCATCTGGGTACCTACACGTCAACCCACCACCCCATCAAAGACCCTTAGCACTACCATCAACTTCTAGAGAAGATGAAGATATGTCGAACCCGAGTAGTAGTGGGGGTGGGGGAAGTGGTGGGGTGGGTGGTTCATCAAGAAAGAGGTTTAGGACAAAGTTCACAGCAGACCAAAAGGATAAAATGTTGGCATTTGCTGAAAGATTGGGGTGGCGTATGCAAAAGCAAGATGAGGCATTAGTGCAGCAGTTTTGTGCCGAGACAAATGTTCAGCGCCATGTTTTCAAAGTTTGGATGCACAACAACAAGCACACTCTTggtaaaaaaccctaa